A stretch of the Duncaniella dubosii genome encodes the following:
- the ispF gene encoding 2-C-methyl-D-erythritol 2,4-cyclodiphosphate synthase: MIRTGLGYDVHRLVEDRRLILCGVDIPYEKGLLGHSDADVALHALSDALLGAAAMRDIGYHFPDTVAEYKGADSRVLLRRVVELIKEQGFSINNVDITIIAQRPKLLDFIPVMVQNVADDLAIPADCVSVKATTTERLGFEGRGEGISAMAVATLSDSRL; the protein is encoded by the coding sequence ATGATACGAACCGGACTGGGATACGATGTCCATCGCCTCGTCGAAGACCGCCGACTGATACTCTGCGGAGTCGATATTCCTTATGAAAAAGGGCTTCTCGGACACAGCGATGCCGATGTCGCTCTTCATGCACTTTCCGATGCTCTGCTTGGCGCGGCAGCCATGCGCGACATCGGTTACCACTTTCCAGATACAGTGGCTGAATACAAAGGCGCAGACTCGCGTGTGCTCCTCCGCCGGGTTGTCGAACTCATCAAAGAGCAAGGCTTCTCTATAAATAATGTTGATATAACTATCATAGCCCAACGTCCGAAACTTCTTGATTTCATCCCTGTGATGGTTCAGAACGTTGCTGATGATCTCGCCATTCCAGCCGACTGTGTATCAGTCAAGGCCACAACCACCGAGCGCCTTGGATTCGAAGGTCGTGGCGAAGGTATCTCCGCAATGGCCGTTGCAACGCTTTCCGACTCTCGACTTTAG
- a CDS encoding ammonium transporter yields MTFNGKKISLGWLLVLVALMVFSVLGLHTEVSESLFDLPGDHLWANVAWMITATIFVLMMTPGLSFFYGGMVRPKNVISTMLQSFIVMGFVSVIWVIFGFGLAFGDDIAHVIGNPADFFMMKNVGVNNVTDKSDLSQIGIVTTTIPLALFALFQMKFAIITPSLITGAFAERVHFSGYLLFMVLWTVVVYCPLAHCTWHPDGLFGMMHVHDYAGGIVVHAASGIAALAGAMFLGRRRTVKGENNKPANVPFVLLGAALLWLGWFGFNGGSSLAADGIAVSAFLNTNTAAATAMVAWIALDAIRGHKPSAMGAAIGAVVGLVAITPCAGWVSAGESIFIALFITVCCNMAVAWKGYSNLLDDALDVFPTHGLGGIIGTVLTGIFAYDFFARNNPDMISRGEFFWNHILVLAMVFVYTFVMSYGLYWLTDKIIPMRVSGWNERVGLDSSQHGEEYGNETSLELPSESDWFKGVEEN; encoded by the coding sequence ATGACTTTTAACGGTAAAAAGATCAGTTTGGGATGGCTGTTGGTGCTTGTTGCGCTGATGGTGTTCAGTGTGCTTGGATTGCATACGGAGGTTTCCGAATCTCTGTTTGATTTGCCCGGCGATCATCTATGGGCAAATGTGGCATGGATGATTACTGCGACAATCTTTGTGTTGATGATGACCCCCGGTCTGTCGTTTTTCTATGGAGGCATGGTAAGGCCGAAGAATGTGATATCAACCATGCTCCAGAGTTTTATCGTAATGGGATTTGTAAGCGTTATCTGGGTCATATTCGGTTTCGGACTTGCTTTTGGCGACGATATTGCTCACGTCATAGGTAATCCGGCTGATTTTTTCATGATGAAGAATGTGGGTGTCAATAATGTGACAGATAAAAGTGACCTTTCCCAGATAGGTATAGTCACCACGACAATTCCTTTGGCGCTTTTCGCTCTTTTTCAGATGAAGTTTGCCATAATCACCCCGTCTCTTATAACCGGCGCTTTTGCCGAGAGGGTACACTTTTCAGGTTATCTTCTGTTCATGGTTCTTTGGACAGTGGTTGTCTATTGTCCGCTCGCCCATTGCACATGGCATCCCGATGGACTTTTCGGTATGATGCACGTCCATGACTATGCCGGTGGTATCGTTGTTCATGCCGCGTCTGGAATTGCAGCTCTTGCAGGGGCTATGTTTCTCGGTCGCCGTCGTACGGTCAAAGGAGAGAACAACAAACCGGCCAATGTCCCTTTTGTGCTGCTCGGCGCAGCATTGCTCTGGCTCGGATGGTTCGGATTTAACGGCGGAAGTTCTCTGGCTGCCGACGGGATAGCTGTTTCTGCCTTCCTGAACACAAACACGGCCGCTGCTACCGCTATGGTGGCTTGGATCGCACTGGATGCGATACGTGGACACAAGCCGTCGGCTATGGGTGCTGCAATAGGTGCGGTAGTCGGACTTGTGGCGATTACGCCATGTGCAGGCTGGGTGTCGGCAGGTGAAAGTATCTTTATCGCTCTCTTCATTACTGTGTGCTGCAACATGGCTGTTGCTTGGAAAGGTTACAGCAATCTGCTCGACGATGCACTCGACGTATTTCCAACTCATGGTCTCGGCGGTATAATAGGAACGGTTCTGACAGGTATTTTCGCCTACGACTTTTTTGCCCGCAACAATCCTGATATGATTTCACGCGGTGAATTTTTCTGGAACCACATACTTGTGCTTGCTATGGTCTTTGTATACACTTTCGTCATGAGCTATGGACTATATTGGCTGACCGACAAGATTATCCCGATGCGCGTGTCGGGTTGGAACGAGCGTGTCGGTCTTGATTCATCGCAGCATGGAGAGGAATATGGCAATGAAACGTCTCTCGAGCTTCCGTCGGAAAGTGACTGGTTCAAAGGTGTCGAAGAAAATTAA
- the gltB gene encoding glutamate synthase large subunit, whose protein sequence is MQMSTPKQQGLYDPRFEHDACGVGLLVNVRGIKSHHLVEKGLQVLEHMVHRGAEGADPKTGDGAGIMVQIPHEFILLQGIPVPEKGRYGTGLVFFPRNEDTVQIILGIIEREAIELGLKLIAVRDVPTNNEQLGSVAREAEPVIKQIFVSDEESDEPVEIRLYLLRKAVEKKVRSLSLDGKDDFYIVSLSSRIIIYKGMLSSLQLRYYFPDLMNPRFTTAMALVHSRFSTNTFPTWSLAQPFRMLGHNGEINTIQGNRLWMKARECMLKPLAFGDRDMTPIVQPGMSDSASLDNVLEFFVMSGMSLPRALSMLIPESFNDKNPISPELKAFYEYNSILMEAWDGPAALLFSDGRYAGGMLDRNGLRPARYLITNNDTVVLASEMGVLPFEASEVKEKGRLRPGKMMMVDMEEGKIYQDAELKETLANEFPYRDWLSRNRISLDSISSGRKVDNTVGDFRRLLHTFLYNREEVEKIITPMLTDGKEPVNSMGKDTPIAVLSEEPQLLFNYFRQHFAQVTNPAIDPLREELVMSLDSYIGAVKLNLLDPSPELCKMVLLKRPIITNRELDLLCNLRYKGFNTRKLSMTFPASEGHEGLVKAVGRLCREAEQAVDEGCNYVVLSDRDVNAVNAPIPSLLATAAVHHHLIDCKKRTQTALIIETADAREVMHFALLSGYGASAINPYLAFAVIDDLVKRHDIQLDFDTASRNYIKAIDKGLLKVMSKMGISTITSYKGAQLFEAIGLAESVCSEYFGHTVSKIGGVDIRHLAADIIGPHAEAFDEDFDTESPLPFIGQYSFRKDGESHAWNPETIATLQLATRLGSYKKFKEYTSLVDNKPKPIFIRDFLDFRRGEPISVDEVEPEEAIMKRFVTGAMSFGSISREAHEALGIAMNAIGARSNTGEGGEDPERFAPRPDGSSARSAIKQVASGRFGVTTEYLVNADEIQIKVAQGAKPGEGGQLPGFKVDKIIAKTRHSIPGISLISPPPHHDIYSIEDLAQLIFDLKNVNPSANVSVKLVSESGVGTIAAGVAKAKSDLITISGSDGGTGASPASSIRYAGVPVEIGLAETQQTLVINNLRGQVKLQADGQLKSARDVIIMAMLGAEEYGFATSALIVLGCVMMRKCHKNTCPVGVATQNEELRRRFTGRSEYVVNFFRFLAREIRETLAGMGVKRLDDIIGRADLLFVREELEGQKTSGLDFSRMLHVPAEAATNAIINVISQKHDIDHVLDREIISRAYPAIESCMPVELEFPICNTDRSVGAMLSGVIAKKFGDAGLPDNTINCTFKGAAGQSFGAFLAHGISFRLEGDANDYVGKGLSGGKIVIVPPVGSKFAPESNIIAGNTILYGATAGEIYINGRVGERFCVRNSGATAVVEGVGDHCCEYMTGGRTVVLGSTGRNFAAGMSGGIAYVWNPDGNFDYFCNMEMVELSLIEEMADNRELYRLIGNHFRYTHSPLAGAMLDDWDNYVGQFIKIIPIEYKKVLHDEKVANLQRRIASMQVD, encoded by the coding sequence ATGCAAATGTCAACACCTAAACAACAAGGACTCTATGATCCGCGCTTCGAACATGATGCCTGTGGAGTCGGGCTTCTCGTTAATGTGCGTGGAATCAAGTCTCATCATCTTGTGGAAAAAGGATTGCAGGTTCTTGAGCACATGGTTCACCGTGGAGCTGAAGGCGCTGATCCGAAAACCGGCGACGGTGCGGGAATCATGGTTCAGATACCTCATGAGTTCATCCTGCTTCAAGGTATTCCTGTCCCCGAAAAGGGACGCTACGGCACGGGTCTCGTTTTCTTTCCACGCAATGAGGACACTGTCCAGATTATTCTCGGGATTATAGAGCGTGAGGCTATAGAACTTGGTCTGAAACTTATTGCCGTACGCGATGTGCCTACAAACAACGAGCAGCTCGGTTCGGTGGCCCGGGAGGCAGAACCTGTCATAAAACAGATTTTTGTCTCTGACGAAGAGAGCGATGAGCCGGTTGAAATCCGCTTGTATCTTCTGCGCAAGGCTGTGGAGAAGAAAGTGCGTTCGCTTTCACTTGATGGCAAAGATGATTTTTATATCGTCTCATTGTCATCGCGCATCATAATTTATAAGGGAATGCTGTCGAGCCTTCAGCTGCGTTACTATTTCCCCGATCTTATGAATCCGCGCTTTACCACCGCTATGGCTCTTGTCCATTCGCGGTTCAGCACAAATACGTTCCCTACATGGTCTCTTGCCCAGCCGTTCAGAATGCTCGGGCATAACGGTGAGATCAACACCATTCAGGGCAACCGTCTTTGGATGAAAGCGCGTGAATGTATGCTTAAACCTCTGGCATTCGGTGACCGCGACATGACTCCGATTGTACAACCCGGTATGAGTGATTCGGCATCGCTTGACAATGTGCTTGAATTTTTTGTCATGTCCGGCATGAGTCTTCCACGAGCTCTCTCGATGCTTATTCCCGAATCGTTCAATGACAAGAACCCGATTTCGCCTGAGTTGAAAGCTTTCTACGAGTATAATTCTATCCTGATGGAAGCATGGGACGGCCCTGCGGCTCTCCTTTTCAGTGACGGGCGCTATGCCGGAGGTATGCTTGACCGTAACGGTCTGCGTCCGGCTCGCTATCTCATCACAAATAACGACACGGTTGTGCTTGCTTCTGAAATGGGCGTGTTGCCGTTTGAGGCTTCGGAAGTCAAGGAGAAAGGCCGTCTGCGTCCCGGCAAGATGATGATGGTCGATATGGAGGAAGGTAAGATTTATCAGGATGCAGAACTGAAAGAAACTCTGGCCAATGAGTTCCCGTACCGCGACTGGCTATCACGTAACCGCATAAGCCTCGACAGCATCAGCAGCGGACGCAAGGTCGACAATACGGTTGGTGACTTCCGCCGTTTGCTGCATACATTTCTCTATAATCGCGAAGAGGTTGAGAAAATCATCACTCCGATGCTTACCGATGGAAAAGAACCTGTCAATTCTATGGGTAAGGACACTCCGATAGCAGTGCTGTCGGAAGAGCCGCAATTATTGTTCAATTATTTCCGACAGCATTTCGCTCAGGTGACCAACCCGGCCATTGATCCGCTGCGCGAGGAACTGGTGATGAGTCTTGACAGCTACATCGGAGCTGTGAAACTCAATCTGCTTGATCCGTCACCTGAACTTTGCAAAATGGTGTTGCTCAAACGGCCTATAATAACAAACCGCGAGCTCGATTTGCTTTGTAACCTGCGTTACAAGGGTTTCAACACGCGCAAGCTGTCGATGACATTCCCTGCGTCAGAAGGACATGAAGGACTGGTAAAGGCCGTCGGACGCCTGTGTCGAGAAGCTGAACAGGCTGTTGACGAAGGTTGCAACTACGTCGTGCTTTCAGACCGCGATGTAAATGCCGTGAACGCACCGATTCCGTCGCTGCTTGCCACTGCGGCTGTCCATCATCATCTCATCGACTGCAAGAAGCGAACTCAGACGGCACTCATCATCGAGACTGCCGATGCGCGTGAGGTGATGCACTTTGCTCTGCTCAGCGGCTATGGCGCGAGTGCGATAAATCCATATCTGGCTTTTGCGGTGATAGATGATCTGGTTAAACGTCATGACATACAGCTTGACTTCGACACTGCATCCAGAAACTATATAAAGGCAATTGACAAAGGCTTGCTTAAAGTCATGTCAAAAATGGGTATTTCGACTATCACAAGCTACAAGGGAGCTCAGCTTTTCGAGGCCATCGGTCTTGCTGAATCCGTGTGCAGCGAATATTTCGGACATACGGTAAGTAAAATCGGAGGAGTGGATATCAGGCATCTTGCTGCAGATATAATCGGCCCTCATGCCGAAGCGTTTGACGAGGATTTTGACACGGAATCTCCGCTGCCGTTCATCGGCCAATATTCATTCCGCAAGGACGGAGAGTCGCATGCTTGGAATCCTGAGACAATAGCCACTCTCCAGCTTGCCACTCGTCTTGGCAGCTATAAGAAATTCAAGGAATACACATCGCTTGTCGATAATAAGCCCAAACCTATATTTATCCGCGATTTTCTTGACTTCCGCAGGGGCGAACCGATTTCTGTTGATGAGGTTGAGCCGGAGGAAGCCATCATGAAGCGTTTCGTCACGGGAGCTATGTCGTTTGGCTCTATCAGCAGGGAGGCTCATGAAGCCCTTGGCATAGCCATGAACGCCATCGGCGCCCGAAGCAACACCGGCGAGGGTGGGGAAGATCCTGAACGCTTTGCCCCGCGCCCCGACGGTTCATCAGCCAGATCCGCGATCAAACAGGTGGCATCCGGGCGTTTCGGTGTGACGACAGAGTATCTTGTCAACGCTGACGAAATCCAGATTAAGGTAGCGCAGGGAGCTAAGCCGGGCGAGGGCGGTCAGCTGCCAGGATTTAAAGTAGACAAGATTATAGCTAAAACGCGCCATTCCATTCCCGGAATCTCGCTTATCTCGCCTCCTCCACATCACGACATCTATTCAATCGAAGACCTTGCACAGCTTATATTCGATCTTAAAAATGTCAATCCATCGGCCAATGTCAGCGTAAAGCTTGTCTCGGAAAGCGGTGTCGGCACAATTGCCGCAGGTGTCGCAAAAGCAAAGAGCGATCTGATAACAATCAGTGGAAGTGACGGCGGTACGGGTGCATCGCCGGCAAGTTCGATACGTTATGCCGGTGTGCCGGTGGAAATCGGGCTTGCGGAGACTCAGCAGACGCTTGTCATCAACAATCTTCGCGGTCAGGTGAAACTTCAGGCTGACGGTCAGCTCAAGAGTGCACGTGATGTGATTATCATGGCCATGCTTGGGGCGGAAGAATATGGATTTGCCACAAGCGCGTTGATTGTCCTCGGGTGTGTCATGATGCGAAAATGTCACAAGAACACCTGCCCGGTCGGTGTCGCAACTCAGAATGAAGAGTTACGCAGACGATTCACCGGACGTTCGGAATATGTGGTGAATTTCTTCCGTTTCCTCGCCCGTGAAATCAGGGAGACACTTGCCGGAATGGGAGTGAAGCGGCTTGATGATATCATCGGACGTGCCGATTTGCTCTTTGTGCGCGAGGAGCTTGAAGGACAAAAGACTTCGGGCCTTGATTTCTCACGTATGCTGCATGTCCCGGCTGAAGCGGCTACCAACGCGATAATAAATGTCATCAGTCAGAAACATGACATCGACCATGTGCTTGACAGGGAGATTATCAGCCGTGCATATCCGGCCATAGAGTCATGTATGCCTGTCGAACTTGAATTTCCTATCTGTAACACAGACCGCTCGGTGGGTGCTATGCTCTCGGGTGTGATAGCGAAGAAATTCGGCGATGCCGGACTCCCTGACAATACCATAAATTGTACCTTCAAGGGAGCTGCAGGTCAAAGTTTCGGCGCATTCCTTGCCCACGGAATCAGTTTCCGGCTTGAGGGAGATGCAAATGACTATGTAGGCAAAGGTCTGTCTGGCGGTAAGATTGTGATTGTCCCGCCTGTCGGCTCTAAATTCGCTCCTGAATCGAATATCATAGCCGGCAACACTATTCTCTATGGAGCTACCGCAGGTGAGATTTATATCAATGGCCGTGTCGGCGAACGTTTCTGTGTCCGTAACTCCGGCGCTACAGCCGTGGTCGAAGGGGTCGGTGACCATTGCTGTGAATATATGACCGGCGGCCGTACGGTGGTGCTCGGCTCTACAGGACGTAACTTTGCTGCAGGTATGAGCGGTGGTATAGCTTATGTCTGGAATCCAGACGGAAATTTCGATTATTTCTGCAATATGGAGATGGTTGAACTTTCGCTGATTGAGGAAATGGCTGACAATCGCGAGCTTTACCGGCTTATCGGAAATCATTTCAGATATACGCACAGTCCGCTCGCAGGCGCTATGCTTGATGATTGGGACAACTATGTGGGGCAGTTTATAAAGATTATACCGATTGAGTATAAAAAGGTGCTTCACGATGAGAAAGTCGCTAACCTCCAACGGCGAATTGCTTCGATGCAGGTTGACTGA
- the porV gene encoding type IX secretion system outer membrane channel protein PorV → MISLRHIVAASGIAIFGSFAAYSQKNEFNPVQTGVNSLGIAPDARGASMGDLGAATDPDANSQYWNPSKYAFAYSRGAVSLSYTPWLRKLVNDIFLANVAGYWKIGTEDNQAVSASLRYFSLGEVTDENGGMGIQSVNPYEMSFDIGYSRKLSDKFSMGIVFRYIYSDLSFSESYADDSSTGASAFSADISGYYTTYPIIGRNECQWSWGFDISNIGSKVNYNHGDNPAFLPTNFRLGTSFTYPLADYHNLSLNLDLNKLLVPAKPRREDYADDTEGEIDFVKAEEDWQNMSPITGIFKSFSDAPGGMKEELREISWSLGAEYNYNDQFFLRGGYFYQNPTKGNLQYFALGAGFALNVLRLDASYMVATAQNSPLDQTLRFTLTFDMDGLKEIFGKR, encoded by the coding sequence ATGATTTCACTCAGACATATAGTAGCGGCGTCAGGCATCGCGATTTTCGGGTCGTTTGCCGCCTACTCCCAGAAAAATGAATTTAATCCGGTGCAGACCGGTGTCAATTCGCTCGGCATCGCTCCCGACGCACGCGGAGCATCAATGGGTGACCTCGGTGCCGCTACCGACCCCGATGCAAACAGCCAGTACTGGAATCCGTCGAAATATGCCTTTGCCTATTCACGCGGTGCTGTTTCGCTCAGCTATACACCTTGGCTTCGAAAACTTGTCAACGACATTTTTCTCGCCAACGTTGCAGGATACTGGAAAATCGGGACTGAAGACAACCAGGCTGTTTCAGCTTCGCTTCGCTATTTCTCACTCGGCGAGGTGACAGATGAAAATGGCGGGATGGGCATACAATCCGTAAACCCCTATGAAATGAGTTTCGACATAGGCTACTCACGCAAGCTATCCGATAAATTTTCAATGGGCATAGTCTTCCGTTACATATACTCCGACCTAAGTTTCAGCGAGAGCTATGCCGACGATTCCTCGACAGGCGCATCTGCATTTTCAGCTGACATTTCAGGATACTACACCACTTATCCCATCATCGGACGCAATGAGTGCCAGTGGTCATGGGGCTTTGATATTTCAAACATCGGTTCTAAAGTCAACTATAACCACGGTGACAATCCGGCATTCCTACCCACTAATTTCCGTCTCGGCACATCGTTCACATACCCTCTCGCCGACTACCATAACCTTTCGCTCAACCTCGACCTTAACAAACTCCTTGTCCCTGCCAAACCGCGCAGAGAAGACTATGCCGATGACACAGAGGGAGAGATTGATTTTGTAAAAGCCGAAGAAGACTGGCAAAATATGTCGCCGATAACAGGAATTTTCAAATCATTTTCCGATGCACCCGGAGGCATGAAGGAAGAGCTGCGCGAAATCTCATGGTCACTCGGTGCGGAATACAACTATAATGACCAGTTCTTCCTACGTGGCGGCTATTTCTATCAGAATCCGACAAAAGGGAACCTACAGTATTTCGCACTCGGAGCGGGATTCGCTCTTAACGTCCTGCGACTTGATGCGAGCTATATGGTAGCCACTGCACAAAACTCGCCTCTCGACCAGACTCTTCGTTTCACACTGACGTTCGACATGGACGGACTGAAAGAGATTTTCGGCAAACGATAA
- a CDS encoding lysophospholipid acyltransferase family protein has translation MDANNLDFSDIAPYGDSQFKEAINKMVSEPGFEHAIRWILPDINYKEFIALLTSCNTKQEFQTRVMQNFLNELERKTTAGVTASGVENVNPDKSYTFITNHRDIVLDASFINLIFLRHDMKTSEVAIGDNLLIYDWITHLVKLNGSFIVKRNLPTRQALDAARELSGYIHHAICNKNESIWIAQRQGRAKDSSDHTQESVLKMLGLAGGGTTTQNLAAINIFPVAISYEFDPNDYLKAREYLLRHRDPEFKKSQHDDLFSMETGLMQYKGRVHISFANCITPMIEALPATIDKQDAIHRICHNIDCGIHNRYKIYPINYVAYDLAFDSDMYRDRYTDEEFRNVTEYIEGQLDKVDIPDISSQERSFMRTYMYMMYANPLRNKLLASGSC, from the coding sequence ATGGACGCAAATAATTTAGATTTCAGTGATATAGCTCCTTATGGCGACAGTCAGTTCAAGGAAGCGATTAATAAAATGGTTTCAGAACCCGGATTCGAACATGCAATCCGCTGGATTCTGCCTGATATAAATTATAAGGAATTCATAGCCCTGCTCACCAGCTGCAACACAAAACAAGAGTTTCAGACACGAGTCATGCAGAACTTCCTTAATGAACTCGAACGTAAAACTACTGCCGGCGTGACAGCTTCGGGCGTGGAAAACGTCAACCCCGACAAATCCTATACATTTATAACCAACCACCGAGATATCGTGCTTGACGCATCATTTATCAATCTGATATTCCTGCGCCACGACATGAAAACATCGGAAGTAGCCATCGGTGACAATCTACTTATTTACGATTGGATTACCCATCTCGTAAAGCTCAACGGCAGTTTCATCGTAAAACGCAATCTGCCCACACGACAGGCACTTGATGCCGCACGTGAACTTTCAGGCTACATCCATCACGCCATATGCAATAAGAATGAAAGTATCTGGATTGCCCAGCGACAAGGAAGAGCGAAAGATTCAAGTGACCATACTCAGGAAAGCGTATTGAAAATGCTCGGACTGGCAGGCGGCGGTACAACAACCCAGAATCTTGCCGCAATCAACATATTCCCGGTAGCCATTTCATATGAATTTGACCCCAACGACTATCTGAAAGCACGGGAATATCTGTTGCGTCACCGTGACCCGGAATTCAAAAAGTCGCAGCACGACGACCTTTTCTCGATGGAAACAGGTCTCATGCAATACAAGGGACGAGTCCACATATCATTCGCCAATTGCATAACACCGATGATTGAAGCCCTCCCCGCGACAATAGACAAGCAGGATGCCATTCACAGGATCTGTCATAATATCGACTGTGGAATACATAACCGATATAAGATTTATCCAATCAATTATGTAGCCTACGACCTTGCTTTTGATTCAGACATGTATCGCGACCGCTACACCGACGAAGAGTTCCGTAATGTGACAGAGTATATCGAAGGTCAGCTCGACAAGGTTGATATACCCGATATAAGCTCGCAGGAGCGCAGTTTCATGCGTACATACATGTATATGATGTATGCAAATCCACTACGCAATAAACTACTTGCCTCCGGAAGTTGTTGA